Proteins from one Psychromonas sp. psych-6C06 genomic window:
- a CDS encoding toxin-antitoxin system YwqK family antitoxin, producing MPRFKYSLILALIMLAGCSTKIKTPDPVVETPIAKNEPEISPPKKIEKIKKVSPPKPHIAQEKTYHADGRLAYVTTFKDNIKVGTERFTYYKSGELSIKSHFVRGVKHGQVTYYSKNGDIWRSEQYKQGKKDGESISYYAPGLIAKRSQYKQGINEGIEEAFDRSGLRTDKWLYQQGKLISHFKFQYFNSGNLQFEHTYLNGKKQGISREYNPQGRLISTTNYKADLRHGKTLKFYDNGKIKVEQQYVNNLQSGSSSGYFPNGALQWQAYYLDGLREGDYKEYYQNGQLRKQIIYQNDKQNGPKRFFHENGYLKYELTMKDSKATGLLKEFDEEGNLKVTRHYTEGKVTKENSNFLNGYLLWLSENEVEKLVN from the coding sequence TGCAGTACTAAAATTAAAACCCCTGATCCAGTTGTAGAAACACCTATTGCTAAGAATGAGCCTGAGATTAGCCCCCCTAAGAAAATTGAGAAAATAAAAAAAGTTTCTCCGCCAAAGCCGCATATTGCGCAAGAAAAAACCTATCATGCTGATGGAAGGCTAGCCTATGTCACTACTTTTAAAGACAATATCAAAGTCGGCACTGAACGTTTTACCTACTATAAAAGTGGTGAGTTATCCATTAAATCTCACTTTGTTAGAGGCGTAAAACATGGGCAAGTTACCTATTACTCAAAAAATGGCGACATTTGGCGTTCGGAACAATACAAACAGGGTAAAAAAGATGGTGAGTCTATCTCCTATTATGCGCCCGGGTTAATCGCTAAACGCTCTCAATATAAACAAGGGATAAATGAAGGTATCGAAGAAGCATTTGACCGCAGTGGATTACGAACCGATAAGTGGTTATATCAACAAGGAAAGCTGATCTCTCATTTTAAGTTCCAATATTTTAACAGTGGTAACCTGCAGTTTGAACATACCTACCTAAATGGTAAAAAACAGGGTATCTCTCGCGAATATAACCCACAGGGAAGGTTAATCAGTACCACTAACTACAAAGCTGACCTACGCCATGGTAAAACCTTAAAATTTTATGACAATGGTAAAATTAAAGTTGAACAACAATACGTCAATAATTTGCAAAGTGGCAGTAGTAGCGGATATTTTCCAAATGGCGCATTACAATGGCAAGCCTACTATCTTGATGGTCTAAGAGAAGGTGATTACAAAGAGTATTATCAAAATGGACAACTTAGAAAACAGATCATCTATCAGAATGATAAACAGAATGGTCCAAAACGTTTCTTCCACGAAAACGGTTATTTGAAATATGAGCTCACGATGAAAGACTCTAAAGCCACCGGCTTACTCAAAGAATTTGATGAAGAAGGGAACTTGAAGGTTACTCGGCATTATACTGAAGGTAAAGTAACCAAAGAAAACAGTAACTTTTTAAATGGTTATCTTCTTTGGTTAAGTGAAAATGAAGTAGAGAAGCTAGTTAATTAA